Sequence from the Symbiopectobacterium purcellii genome:
AACTGGCCAGTGTGCTGACGCCGCGTGAACGCATGGGGCAGGTGGCCGCAGAGCGACTGCTGGCCCGACTGCGCGGAGAGGTGGTTACCCCACCGCGACTGGATTTGGGCTTTACGATCCTGCATGGCGACAGTATTTAAGCCGTTAGCGACGAGAAACGACACCTGCGTTGCGCAATGCCGCCAGACCGCGAGCGACAACCTCATCAAAGGTGCCATCGATGTCGATACTCACCACGTTAGTTTCATCTGCCGCTGGCTCTTCCAGCGCATCGAACTGGCTTTTGAGCAGATCGGTGGGCATGAAATGCCCGGCACGCGCTTTCAGGCGTTCCAGAATAACGTCAAAGCTGCCCTTCATATAAAGGAACAACATATCAGGATTGTCCTGACGCAGACGATCGCGATAACGGCGTTTTAAGGATGAGCA
This genomic interval carries:
- a CDS encoding gluconokinase produces the protein MPGQSIIIMGVSGCGKSSSGAAIANALGAKFIDGDDLHPRANIQKMASGQPLDDNDRAPWLERLNDAAYSLRHKNEVGLIVCSSLKRRYRDRLRQDNPDMLFLYMKGSFDVILERLKARAGHFMPTDLLKSQFDALEEPAADETNVVSIDIDGTFDEVVARGLAALRNAGVVSRR